One stretch of Glycine soja cultivar W05 chromosome 7, ASM419377v2, whole genome shotgun sequence DNA includes these proteins:
- the LOC114420420 gene encoding putative glycine-rich cell wall structural protein 1, whose translation MEPLVIFIIVVVCMFTFVVVFTLCQVAAGRQAFGSGGGGGGGGFGHHNHHHHSHHGGMMGGIIGSGACGGGGGGGGGGGGGGGGGCGGGGGGGGGGGGVSVASVANISAEVNNISMLNVTNFKV comes from the exons ATGGAACCGTTAGTGATATTTATCATAGTAGTTGTCTGCATGTTCACCTTCGTTGTAGTATTTACATTGTGCCAAGTGGCTGCTGGAAGGCAAGCATTTggaagtggtggtggtggcggcgGCGGTGGTTTTGGCCACCACAACCACCATCATCATTCTCATCACGGTGGAATGATGGGTGGGATTATTGGCAGTGGAGCTTGTGGTGGCGGAGGAGGAGGTGGGGGTGGTGGAGGTGGAGGTGGAGGAGGAGgatgtggtggtggtggtggtggtggtggtggaggaggaggag tttcTGTTGCTAGTGTTGCAAATATATCTGCTGAAGTGAACAATATCTCTATGCTGAATGTGACAAATTTTAAGGTCTAG
- the LOC114420421 gene encoding glycine-rich cell wall structural protein-like, producing MKYSPRVLFLSCFATRSSEIPATCPVSPTTMAKSTVSSKEDLEVHAEDLTQRARFAKRGDPLSAEKNSPSAKKNPREYKVRELRRQAFGSGGGGSFGHHNHHDHFHGGMMGGIIGGTAVSAGGDGMMGGIIGDTAGGGGGGACGGHVGGGGGGCGGGGGGASAC from the exons ATGAAATACAGTCCACGTGTCTTGTTTTTGTCCTGTTTCGCCACTAGGAGTAGCGAAATCCCTGCCACGTGTCCTGTTTCGCCAACAACAATGGCGAAATCCACT GTTTCAAGCAAGGAAGATTTGGAAGTGCATGCTGAAGATCTCACTCAGCGTGCAAGATTCGCTAAGAGAGGCGACCCGCTCAGCGCGGAAAAGAACTCGCCAAGCGCGAAGAAGAACCCTAGAGAATACAAAGTCAGAGAGCTGC GAAGACAAGCGTTTggaagtggtggtggtggcagtTTTGGCCACCACAACCACCATGATCATTTTCACGGTGGAATGATGGGTGGGATTATTGGGGGCACCGCCGTTAGTGCGGGCGGTGATGGAATGATGGGTGGGATTATTGGGGACACAGCgggtggaggaggaggaggagcttGTGGTGGCCATGTGGGTGGTGGAGGGGGAGgatgtggtggtggtggaggaggagcaaGTGCATGTTAA